In Phaseolus vulgaris cultivar G19833 chromosome 10, P. vulgaris v2.0, whole genome shotgun sequence, a single genomic region encodes these proteins:
- the LOC137818174 gene encoding uncharacterized protein, with amino-acid sequence MALVSLNTLLTPPPSSSSSSSSSSSLSSSSSSSHFASPFIVGFRALTPLPRLRRHLVRMAPDEEKMTRRSPLDFPIEWERPKPGRRPDIFPQFSPMKAPLPPPMPADPPEEDEEEEEKKEEEEEPEKEEPEKPEKPEKPEKL; translated from the exons ATGGCTTTGGTGAGCCTCAACACGCTTCTCACACCACcgccttcttcttcttcttcttcctcttcttcttcttcgctttcttcttcttcttcttcttctcactttGCATCACCTTTCATCGTCGGCTTTCGCGCTCTCACTCCACTTCCACGCCTTCGGAGGCACCTCGTACGCATGGCTCCCGACGAGGAAAAGATGACTCGCCGTTCCCCTCTCGATTTCCCAATC GAGTGGGAAAGGCCTAAGCCTGGACGAAGACCAGATATATTCCCTCAATTTAGTCCTATGAAGGCACCTTTGCCGCCTCCAATGCCTGCAGATCCTCCAGAAGAGGATGAAGAggaggaagaaaagaaagaggaagaggaagagcccGAAAAGGAGGAGCCAGAAAAGCCGGAAAAGCCAGAAAAACCAGAGAAGCTATAG
- the LOC137819444 gene encoding mitochondrial arginine transporter BAC2-like gives MDFWPEFLASSSGREFVAGGFGGIAGIISGYPLDTLRIRLQDTKNGSAFAIFRHMVFREGPTSLYRGMGAPLASVTFQNAMVFQTYAVLSRAFDTPVSPKDPASYKGVALGGTGTGALQSLLLSPVELIKIQLQLLKEGHMTESTKGPMKLAKKIWRKEGLRGIYRGLGVTVLRDGPSHGLYFWTYEYMREWLHPGCRKNGEESLNTMLVAGGLAGVTSWISCYPFDVVKTRLQAQTPSSLKYKGIVDCFKKSVKEEGYSVLWRGLGTAITRAFLVNGVIFSAYEVTLRLLFNNGSIQMKETL, from the exons ATGGATTTTTGGCCAGAATTTCTTGCAAGCAGTTCGGGAAGAGAGTTTGTAGCAGGTGGGTTTGGAGGCATTGCTGGTATAATTTCAGGTTATCCACTTGACACTCTCCGCATCAGATTACAGGACACAAAAAATGGCTCTGCTTTCGCCATCTTTAGGCACATGGTGTTTAGGGAAGGACCAACTTCTTTGTACCGCGGCATGGGCGCACCACTAGCCTCTGTTACTTTTCAG AATGCAATGGTGTTCCAAACGTACGCGGTTCTGTCAAGGGCATTTGACACACCCGTTTCTCCCAAAGACCCTGCATCCTACAAGGGTGTTGCATTAGGAGGAACAGGTACTGGGGCACTCCAAAGTCTATTGCTTTCCCCTGTCGAGTTGATCAAAATTCAACTTCAGCTGCTGAAGGAAGGCCACATGACAGAATCCACAAAGGGTCCCATGAAGCTGGCCAAAAAGATTTGGAGAAAAGAAGGGCTTCGAGGCATTTATCGAGGACTTGGTGTCACTGTGCTGAGGGATGGACCCTCTCATGGTTTATACTTTTGGACATATGAGTACATGAGGGAATGGTTACACCCTGGTTGCAGAAAAAATGGTGAAGAAAGTTTGAACACTATGTTAGTAGCTGGAGGATTAGCAGGGGTGACTAGTTGGATCAGTTGCTACCCTTTTGATGTTGTGAAGACTAGATTACAGGCTCAAACACCCTCTTCTCTCAAGTACAAAGGCATTGTAGATTGTTTCAAAAAGAGTGTTAAAGAAGAAGGATACAGTGTTCTATGGCGGGGTTTAGGAACTGCAATTACCAGAGCTTTCCTCGTAAATGGGGTCATATTTTCTGCTTATGAGGTTACACTAAGATTACTGTTTAACAATGGAAGTATTCAAATGAAAGAAACTCTTTAG